The following coding sequences are from one Hippopotamus amphibius kiboko isolate mHipAmp2 chromosome 9, mHipAmp2.hap2, whole genome shotgun sequence window:
- the LOC130861595 gene encoding olfactory receptor 52Z1P-like, whose amino-acid sequence MTTSSNYTNLRDIWYIMIGIPGLEDAHMWISIPICSMYVVALIGNTLLLYLVFTDHSLHEPMYIFLSMLTLADIFLSTVTTPKMLAIFWFQDGGVSFGSCVSQMFFLHFNFVTESAILLAMAFDRYVAICHPLRYTTILTPLTIGKMGIASVIRSFFICCPLVFLVYRLTYCGRNIIRHSYCKHMGIARLACDSIKVNIYYGVVVALFSTCLDVELIIISYALILCAVFRIPSQDARIKALGTCGSHVCVILLFYTPAFFSFFAHRFGGHNIPLHIHILLANLYVVVPPTLNPIIYGVKTKKIQEKFIQVFSLSKKFC is encoded by the coding sequence ATGACAACCTCTTCAAACTACACTAATCTTAGAGACATTTGGTACATCATGATTGGGATCCCAGGACTGGAAGATGCACACATGTGGATCTCCATCCCCATCTGTTCCATGTATGTAGTTGCTCTTATAGGAAACACCCTCTTATTATATCTGGTCTTCACTGATCATAGTCTTCATGAACCCATGTACATTTTCCTCTCCATGTTGACCTTGGCAGATATCTTTCTCTCCACAGTCACCACACCAAAGATGCTAGCAATCTTCTGGTTCCAAGATGGGGGTGTATCTTTTGGTAGCTGTGTGTCCCAGATGTTTTTCCTCCACTTCAACTTTGTGACAGAGTCTGCTATATTGCTGGCCATGGCATTTGACCGCTATGTAGCCATCTGTCATCCACTAAGATATACTACCATTCTAACACCCTTAACCATTGGAAAAATGGGCATTGCTTCTGTAATTAggagtttcttcatctgttgccCCCTGGTTTTTCTGGTTTATCGGCTTACTTACTGTGGGAGGAACATTATTCGTCACTCATATTGTAAACATATGGGCATTGCCAGGCTAGCCTGTGATAGCATCAAGGTTAACATCTACTATGGGGTAGTTGTGGCCCTGTTTTCCACTTGCCTGGATGTGGAGCTTATCATCATCTCTTATGCCCTTATACTCTGTGCTGTGTTTAGAATTCCCTCCCAAGATGCCCGGATCAAGGCTCTGGGTACTTGTGGCTCCCACGTCTGTGTTATCTTACTGTTCTATACCCCagcctttttttcattctttgctcACCGATTTGGGGGCCACAATATACCACTCCATATACATATCCTTCTTGCCAATCTTTATGTGGTGGTACCACCCACTCTCAACCCCATCATTTATGGAGTTAAGACCAAGAAAATTCAGGAGAAATTTATCCAGGTCTTTTCTTTGAGCAAGAAATTTTGCTGA
- the LOC130829217 gene encoding olfactory receptor 51V1-like, protein MFNSLLRSAVSILNFNGSRFTLTGFPGLEVDYLWLSIPFASIYAMVFLGNCMVLHVIRTESSLHQPMFYFLAMLALTDLCVGLSTVYTVLGILWGVIHEISLDACIAQSYFIHGLSFMESSVLLAMAFDRYIAICNPLHYSGILTNDKIMKIGVAILCRSSLLIPPVIIGLKFLNYCRPHILSHSFCLHQDLIRMACSDIRFNSIYGLALVVTNLLLDAVLIIISYILILHAVLAIASREERIKSLQTCVSHICAVLVFYIPIIGLTMVHRFGRHLSPLVHVLMGNVYILFPPLMNPIIYSIKTQQIRRRVQRLFYLKGM, encoded by the coding sequence ATGTTTAATTCTCTGTTAAGGTCTGCTGTCTCTATCTTGAACTTCAATGGTTCTAGGTTTACTCTCACTGGTTTTCCTGGCTTAGAAGTGGACTATCTCTGGCTCTCCATCCCTTTTGCCTCCATCTATGCTATGGTTTTCCTGGGGAACTGCATGGTGCTCCATGTGATCCGGACTGAGTCGAGCCTGCACCAGCCCATGTTCTACTTCTTGGCCATGCTGGCCCTCACTGACCTGTGCGTGGGGCTGTCTACTGTGTACACAGTGCTGGGAATCCTGTGGGGGGTCATTCACGAGATTAGCCTGGATGCCTGCATCGCCCAGTCCTATTTCATCCACGGTCTGTCCTTCATGGAGTCCTCTGTCCTCCTTGCTATGGCTTTTGACCGCTACATTGCCATTTGCAACCCACTACACTACTCTGGCATCCTAACTAATGACAAAATCATGAAAATTGGCGTGGCAATCTTATGTCGGAGTTCTTTACTCATACCTCCAGTCATTATTGGTCTGAAGTTCTTAAATTATTGTCGTCCCCACATCCTTTCTCACTCTTTTTGCCTGCACCAAGACTTGATTCGAATGGCCTGTTCAGATATCCGCTTCAACAGTATCTATGGTCTGGCCCTAGTGGTCACCAACCTGCTGCTGGATGCAGTGCTCATCATCATCTCCTACATCCTGATCTTGCACGCGGTCTTAGCTATTGCATCTCGAGAAGAGAGAATCAAGTCTTTGCAGACCTGTGTATCTCACATCTGTGCTGTTTTGGTTTTCTACATCCCCATCATTGGTCTGACCATGGTTCATCGCTTTGGGAGACACCTCTCACCCCTGGTTCATGTCCTCATGGGCAATGTTTATATCCTTTTCCCACCCTTGATGAACCCCATTATTTATAGTATCAAGACCCAGCAAATACGAAGGAGAGTCCAGAGATTGTTTTACTTGAAAGGAATGTAA